The Aspergillus nidulans FGSC A4 chromosome VIII genome contains the following window.
CTGCATAAGAACTGACCGAATCTCTCCTTAAACGCCGGCCTGACCACAATTAAAGGGACTATATCACGGAATTAAGATGTATATAGACTGAATGGCTAAACATCCgtcatatccttgtcccCATCATCGTCTCCCATAACTGCGTCTTCCCCGAAAAtatcctccatcttcccatcctcatcttcatccccttcaccctcgccttcttcccgCTCAGCACCAGCCATAacatcattcttctcctccggaGCAGCAatgtcttcctcgccctcactCTCCCACTCATCGCTCATCTTCCACCCGGTTCCCGTGAGGCAAAACCGCTCCGGCGGCAGCCTCATTCCCGCCATAAGCACACTGTTACTTGCCGCAGGTTTACCAGCACCCGCGTCAAACCCCCTCGTCGCACCCGGCAGCGCAACTCGATTCCTCTCTGCTGCAACATCCATGAGAAACTCCTTTGGTAGACCCGTCTGGAACTGATAGTGTAATCGCGACGCGATGCTTAGTCGTAATGCTGGCAATGTCACAGAGTTCACTTCAGGTGGACCCTTATTCCCACTGCTTGTAGTAGTATCCGCTCCCGTCCCCGCGTATCCTTCTGTTGTAAGATGCACCGCATCTTGTAGCACGCCGGATGTGTAGCGGTATGCAAagtcgaggagctgcagcggcaCGCGCTCTTGGTAGGCTGTGACGCCTTGGGCGGCAAGCAGCATGTGGATGAGGCGGACGTCGCGTGGGCGACGGGACTTGCCGCTGTCTTTCAGCGACGTCGAAGGAATTTGCGCGGGTTGGGAGGCTGGGGCGGGGGTTGTTGTAGGCGCGCTGGTCGGCTGTGTCGGTTGTTGTGAGGGGGCGGCCGTTGTGTTTGTGGTTGTGGCATTGTTGGTTGATGAGGGTTCAGCTGGGGGTGTGAGCGGTTGCGTGGAAGGTGCCGCCTGGCTTGGTGAGGCCATTGTGGTGTCTATCGGGCTGGCCTGTCGTATTCTGAATCCGTGTAGTGGTCGTGCAGATCGTATGGATTCGAGGAGAGAATGTAGTGAGGTCGTATGGGCTTAGATACCTGCTCAGCAAGTTCGTTTCATTGGGCTCCAAGAATAGGTCGCGCGTGGGGTTTCAGGCAGCCGGTGAAAGACAGGAACGGCGAGAATATCGAAGAGGTTGGGATTGGCATaaggcgaagatcaagacGACAGGTTCATGGTAGAAGTAGCTGGTCTGAGATTCTGGCGATGCGCGCTAGGCCAGGATAGGAAGGCTAGTTGATATCACCACGTGACTCTCAAGCAATAATCCTTCAAGGTGTTCCTTCTGGCAAACTTCCACTATTAATCAATCCTTCTACTTGGGTTTTGGATGCTCATGGAAGCTTTGGTACTGGTGCTTCGAACTGGGATAAGTCCTAATTGGCTCTCTGTATAGCGCTTCACCTGCCGTCCCAAGTTGTTGTATACTTCTGCAATCTGGGCTGTTATCCTGTGGTCGACATAATGCGTTCAATATCAAAAGGTCCTTGGCTTTGCAGGTGCCACGTACTGCTTTGTTAAAATTCCTCGATACAGCTCAggatcttcatcgtcatttAAATAAAGCAAGGAGTTTGACTTTGTGCTTATTTCCAGATTCACGGCCTCATGAAACGACAGGAGAGTAGAATGTTGATGCTCACTCAGCGACCGGAGCAGGCTGAACATTCTTGTGCACGGTGACAATACTGTAGGCCCTAGTGCTTGGGAATCGGCTGGCTGGTATTTCGTCTCATGGGAGTACATTTCTGCACATCACATCAAACCGAAAGTCTTTGAGACGACGGGGCTGACAAGCTGCAGCCAATCCCTACGGATGGATCATGATCCGAATATGCCAGTGTTCTTAGCAGATTAGTTCTGAGATAACTGGCTTGGCCTGGAACCGTCGTTGATTTTAGTTATGGAATGACTTCATGGCTATCAAGTCGTAACTCGACACCTTTGGCATAACAAAACTGCCTGCTCACCAGGCCGGTGCTGCAACCATCTTGGTAAGTAAAGTGGTGGCTGCGGCTTATAGCCATTAAGAATCAGTATAAGCATATCTTTTATATATGTACTGTGGACCATCGCGAAATGCTCTAATAAACAACCCCATCATCCATTTTATCATCAAAATAAACTTCAACCTGCTTTTCCAACATCACCAGATCTCCAACTACTGCTTTCATCTCCAAAATCACCTGCATCAGGCCGCGCTGTTCTAGCTTCTCCCGAAGCTGGCGCCTGGAGGTGACATCCTCAAGGGACCCAATATAGGAATTGAGAGACATCAATGCACGGCACAAGTACCTTTGCCGAGAGCGCTTATCCTGAGATGATTCTGCCGCGGTGGAGGCCCACTCAGCGAGCTGTAATCGAATAGTGCTAAGCCAGACCTCGGGTGGTgtggaggcagagaaggTAGGCGGATCTGTGCTTGTGGACGTTTTGCGAGGGACTTTGGTTGAGCCCGTCCGATTTGAGAATATTCGGCCATCCATGGGTTGGGTAGTCGTGGTGCCTGCGATGTCTATTGATTCAGGATGGTTGATGTTGGTGAGCTTGGTGGCATGAAACGCAATCGAAGGTATGTTTGCAGCCAGGGATCTCAAATTGAATACTGTCCCTGGAAAAATTCAGCCATACTGAGTTATGCTGTAAGAATAGGAACCGTTATGCCTACCATGACTGTTTGGTCCCCGGGGCGTTGGCTTCGGTGGCAGAACATTCTGCGCACTTAGGAGCTGCCGACGTGATGATATCAGATTCGAATGTCCTGACTGTCCATCTGCATAATTTGCAAGTCGTAGAGGCTCTGATGCCCCACTTTTGGGATGGCCTTCAGGCCTTTTTGGACTTCTCTTTGACTGTAGCAAGGCATCTACTAGAATGTCGACGGACGAGAGGCACCATTGGACCTCCGCATGCATCTGTTCAAGCTTGTTTCGATATGACGCCCACTGAACCGGAGGAAGTGATCGACTCCTGGAATGCACTGTATTGGACTCCTTCTGTTTCGCTTGGTGTTGGTTATTATCAGAAAACCCTTGGAGTTCCTTTAGCACGTAATTGCAGCGGAGGATCAAGACACCAGGTCTCTTGAACACATTGCTAGTCGATGAGTCAGGGTCATTGCTGGTTAGGCCAAGAATGCTAATATACTTTGCAAGATGGCAAAGTGAGCAGTGAAGTGAGAAGAGCTCGTCGGATAGTTCGCTCACAAGAGAGGACGGCCCCTCCACGCCCCGAAATGAGCTGTAGAGTGCATATGCGAGCTGGGCCAACCTGGTAACATGGCTTGCGTCACAGACTGAGCGCGGGCCACTCTGCTGAGCCGTCTGAAAATGTGTCGTTAGATGAATAGGCTTGGGTTCATACGATTCCAGGCTCCTTTCCACCGTGGGTGCCTCCACAAGCTCGGCTGCAGGGATCACGGACAAAAGGTCTTTTACATATGCAGCGgcggccgcagcagcataCGGCTGCCAGCTCTTGTTCTTATGGGTATCACAGTAGTCACAGATGCCCCGAACGATAAGGCATGGGAAGCCGTTCATCAAGCCTGCAGCTTCCATCTCAAAGCACAGCACACCCCCGAGCTCTTTACTCAGCCGGTCTCGAGTAATGCCGTTTCTGATGACCTGGTTCCCCGATGCGACAGTTCCATAATGGATTTCAACTGCTTGGTTCTCTCTTGGCTTTCGAACGACCAGGTGGTCTTCACTGCATGCGTCGCAGGTCGGCCCTCCCACGTGGGTATATGTTGACGTGAACAGTTTGTCGTATCCAGCATTGACACGCTGAAAGCGGGGTAAGCTGTCAAACACCGATAAATGCTCCATGACCTTGCTACGGTGTCTCAGATGGTTTGCGCGCAACTTGCTCAGGGCGTTGAGCAGGATCGGAGGCGGGCAATTCAGGAAGCCCTTTCGTATGAACCCCGATGCTGTCGCGGTTCCAGCATCATACTGGACGACACCACCATGCTCTCCAGACGGCTGGCTGACAACCACATCGCCGAGTCGTAGGTCGGTAGTGCCTGGAACGCCTCCGCCAACGCCCACCATCAGGCCGAATCGAAGACTGGGAAACTTTGCCTGCATTCGGATGGCCACAGTGGCCGCAGATGCTGTGCCGTATCTGCCGATAGGAAGACAGGCAATGACAACATTGTGATACCCGATTCGGCCAAGGGTATAAATGTTGTCGTCGTTAGGGTCGTGAGGGAGGTCCGGatgctcctcgtccagcattTCTGCAGCGGCGGCTAGTTCGACGGGGATGGCGCTGACCCAGCCCACCGTGTAGTCCTGTGCTCGAAACATATCGTCTGTCTGATTTGAACGACGCTGTGCGAGAAGGCTCAAAAACTATCAGTAAAGGTTGAAAGAGTTGGGCGGCTATTATTACCTTGTACGAAGCTGACTTCGTATAATTCTGGGATTCTCTGCGGGGATCGAAcgcaaggctgaagctgaagactAAGATAATATCCAGCTCAGATCCTGTTATTATTTTTCTTGCGCATATCTGCCCACGCCAACTCACACCTTGTCGGAAAAATGGTCCATATCACTGTCAAAGGCTTAGAGGTGGAAAAAGACACGGCTGGTTCGAGCAGCACGAGCTTTGATCTGCCGGCTGAGACCACGCTCGCCGACCTTGTTCGTCAGATACGTGAGCGAGGATATACGGCCCCCGAGGAGCTCgctcgagaaagagacgacGGGCGTCGTGGCCGTAGTTATAAGCCGTATGCCAAGTACTTGCTCAACCATCCTACTGAGTCCCTAGTAGTTTCGGGGGACTGTCCGTCAAATTACGATGAACGACGCATCAATGTACACGATACctttctccattttctcaGCCTTCAGTCCCCGAGCAAGGCTCTCTCGGCAAGGCTGGAAGGTGACCAGAAGATTCTGGTTGACGATCGACTCGAACTGATCTTTCATCGCACCCTACGCATGCCCGACGATGACAAGATCCATCCCCTCCCGGATTCACGCGGTCAATTTCCTCTTTTTAACGTTGAGGCTTTTGCCTCTCAACTGCCAGAACGGATCACGAAGCGCGGTGGCATCTTCTTTCCTATGTGGCAGCGAGAGGCTCTCTGGATTCAGTTCAGTCACAGCGGGGGCAATACTCATTATGCCATTCGGGTCAACATCGGCCACATCAACGTTGTCAGTGGTCTCGATATCTACGAGGTCTCTGACAAACAGGATTACCTCGTCGTCCCCGGCCAACAGTGGCTCGACGGTATTGCTGTAAGCCCTGGTGTCGTGCGCCAGTTTGTTGCTATGCCTTGTCTGTCTCACCCGTCCTTGCGTCTGCATTGCTAATATAGGAGGCAGTGGGCTCTGGATACACCGTCGAGGGCCAAGTCAGCGGCAAAGAGAAATTTGGCGGAATCCAGATCGAGGTCGTTCCTTCTTATGAACGAGACACTCACACGTTCAGATGCTCAACCGAGCAAGGACGCGTCAAGTATGCGGCCGAGCATGATACCCCTGGCGACTATGCGCTGAAAGACGGCGACAAAGTGTCCATGGCGCTAAAGCCATCTACATATAGAGGGCAGGCTAGACTTTGTGATTTCCTTGACGATGGCGAAAGTTTTGAAGAAACCGAGAACCTCTGCCTGAAGGTCTGGCCCCAAGATGAGCCATATCATGAGGCTGATACTGAAAGAAGCAGAGTGTTTACACCATGCCAGCTATCCTGGCGGCCACAAGCTCCAATCCAGTTCCCTCAAAAGGCATGGTCAGATTCAGGGGTTCCAGCGAGGAGAAACAGAAATCCGGGCTTGGTGGCTTTGGTACGTCGATTTTTCAGTTTACAGTTTGCTCGTATTAACTCATATAACTCAGGATCTGGCGTTTCAAGCCTACTGGGGAAATTGACGTCTATCCTAAATGGTGTAGACCTCGAATACTACGATGTGGCTGAAACGATAGCTGAGACTTCCGACTTCCTATTGAACACTCGGGGAGGCACTCTATCGGGGTTGGGATCCCGTTGCGCAGCTACAGAGCAATCTAGCAAGCCTATAACCCTACGGGAGATGGGGATTGCAGCAGGCGGGAAACTAATGCAGGAAATCGTCCAGGACAGCTCCCCAAAGGGTATCTGGAACACGGCGAGGGCGAGGCTACCGAATATTCACATCCTCCAGCCCTCTGACTTCGAGGCCGTGACACACATCGTTCCTCCGAAGACACCGATCACTACCGAAGAATACATTAAAGCTGGTATACCTTTTTACGCGGTAGAAGAGGACCCTGATCGGCGACTAGACGGATCGGCCACCTTGGCTGGGGTAAAGAGTATCAGCGCCATGGACAACGAGGTTGGCGTTGACGAGGCAGACACTGAGTTTGACCCATTGAAGCCGAAACGGTGCGCAACGTGCGCAGTGCGACTATGCGATTGCATGTATGGGATAACACTCTCCTTCCCTGGTTATGCTTGCTGGTAAGGGATACTAACACTATTTGTCAGAATCCGCCCCTGTAACCACCAATTTTGTCACATGTGCGTCAAGGCTGTTGCTCCAGCTGGCAAGACTTCACACGATGAACAAAAGCGCTGCCCGGTTTGTGCAGCCGTTGTTTCCCATGTTGCCGGCTTCTCCGCGCCCATGAATCTGCCCGGGGAGGAAACGTTCAAGGTGGAAGTTCCCGTTGCTATGTTGGAGGTTCAGGACGGAAGAGCTGCTTTTGAATCTGtggtgaagatgaggttgtAGTCTGAGCTTTACGTTGTAAGTGGATGGTAACGGGTTAATCACTTATACGAGGAGCCTGGCCCGTTTCTGAAACGACATTAGGGCTCTTCATGGGGGTTGGCTGTGGCGAACAGCAGGAATCCCTGATTGACAGACGGTGTACCTGAGCGCCCCGGTTTCGGCATCCAGCTACATAACTGAGGAAGATGTAATGATTTTTACGCAAAGCCCAAATTGAGTCCGAGTTGAAAACATTGTGAATCATATTTCCGTCTTGTCCAAGTGCTTTCCATCATGAAGGAGCTCAAGCTCCTGATTTCTCACGTAAATGTCAAGCAACGTTGTCCTAAACATGAATATAGGTAATCAATACATCGCAAGAACGTCGATTTCAGAAGATGCACAAGATACAAATAGACAGAGAACAGCTAACAGCAGCAAGTTAGACAATCAAGGCAGCATTCGCACGTCTCCCCGcaaagccagcagcagaatatcGTCGCCAGACTGTCCGTAGTCAGCCCATTCCGTAAGTTCCGTTTCTTCTCAAACAATTGATCAACCTACCAAGTAGCTAAACATCCTctatctttcttttcttcttggacgATTACTTGtggaggaggttgttggTATTGCATCTTGTAGACCCATGTCAGTATAATACCCAACCAACAAAGAGAGTCGACTAACAGGTGGTCCCTGAGGAGGGTAGCCACTGGAACAGTATTAGCTAAGAGTCAGACAGAGAATTGCTTCTCGTAAGAGCAGACGTACTATTGTTGCTGGTCGTACGGAGGTTGTTGGTAAGACATGGTAGTGGCCTGAACGTTCGAGTTGGATATAGCAAATCGAGATAGATAATATCCACTTGCGGACGAGTCGGAAAAGAACCAAATTTAAAACTAATAAATGAACCCTTAGCCCTAGCTTTtgcaggcagcagcattAACATGGGCGCTTGCCCAGCCTGCCATGCACCTAAGCGCCGCCTCATGCGTTGCCCAGGGCGATAGGACCAATACAAAGACGGGAAGGAGATCTCTAAAGCACAGAAACGAACTAAGTGGTATGAATGATTTGCAGTGCACATTTGTAGTCGTTAAGGCTGAGCTAGACGCATACGTACATGCATTTCTATATCCTATCCTGTCCTCTCCTATCCTATCCAAGTCTATCCGTCCTATCCAGGGACACTACAACAACTGCTACCTAGGACTTTCCACTATTTCATCGTTTACAAGGCTAGTCATCGTACACTTCCTCATAGATCTCCTCGTACTCCTCCCTGGCCtcttccagcgcctcctcctcactgcTCGATGCATCGGAGTCTTGTGCCGCCAGCTGCGCCCGCTCATATTCCTGTCGAGCCTCCAGAACCTCCTCACGGTCGCTGGAGGAAACGGAGTCACCGTCCGCCGTCTCATCTGGGGGGAGACCAACAGGTGGAGGAGCAGTGGCCTCTGGCGGCgccgatgctgctgctgccgccgcgcGGGTTTCATCGTCCGAGTCGTCTGGGCCTGTTAGCCATTCAAGCCCCTATAACCAGGGCATAGGGATAAGATAGTTTGGATTCTTTGAGCATACCGAGTGCATTCGCAATCAGCGCACCTCCGACAGCGCCCACAGCAAGACCGCCAGCACCTGCAAGGAGCATAGCTTTCTTATCATCCTTGCTCTTATCCTTATCCTTGCCCGACTTCTCTCCACTATAGTGTTCTCCTCCCTGCGAGTAACCATACCCAGGGGCGTACCCTCCCTGTGGTCCGTACCCCGGGTGATACCCTCGATCCTGCCCGGGCCCTCCTCCATAGTATGGGTCCGGACCCTGCTGTCCTTGGGGATAAACAGGCGCCCCCGCATACTGCGGAACCTGGGGCTGGCCGTACTGCCCGTATGGCGCCGGGTACGCAGGCGGCTCCCAGCGGGAAATGCCTGTGGCCTGCTCGATGTAGTACCATCGTTGGCTGGCGTGGTCGAACTGGGCCACCCACCCAGGGGGCAGGGGCGGTCCGCTGGGGGGTGGACTGCTTAGTGGCTGTTGGTGCTGGGGAGGGTAGCCTGGGCCAGGACCGGGCCCGTATCCGGCGCCATATCCGGGGTCGTGGGATGGGTCGAATGCTTAGCCACAGACGTTAGCAAGTTAGATCAAACCAGGTCGAGTCGTCTCAGACGTAGGCAGAAGCGATTTGCTTCGTAGTTTGGTATAAAAGGGTCAGGTCTTACCGCGCTGGCCCTCTCTTTCGTGTGCCTGCTgttgctccttctccttctccttttctttttccttctccttttctttttccttctccttctctttgtctCCTTCACCAGATAGCGAagccttgagctccttgaactccttcGTCagctccttgaagaaggacatgATATCTGTCGAGGTTGGGGATTCTACCTAGGAATCCCCCTCCACCCACTCGCTTTTTATTATCAACACTGAGACCCTAGTAGAGGCCCTGAACCCCTCTACGCCACAAGGCCTGTGGCACGATCTCCAACAAACATCTTGGCGGCTCGACgatggagctgcagaatgCTGCTGCCTAGATCTCGTCGAATCATGAAACGCTGCCCCTTGGCAGGTGTCCAGAATGTCCAGCAGTCTAGCCTGCGATTGGGTTATCGGTGACAGAGCGCAAACGGATACCCACATGGAGGGGAAATCGTCCGGGTGATGGGCTCGTCACCAGCGTTTGACTCTATGGAGGAAGCTGTGGTCAGCCTTGTAGGGCTAACGTCATTTCTCCAATTTTCGCCCTCTTTAGGTGCAATAAAGTGCAACATCACCATCGAGTGACTGTGAAGAGGATGTTTACTTCAAGATCCCTCATCTATCAGCTGGCCTTGCTTGTATTGTACTTACCTCTCAGGCATGCTTTCCCACTGAGCTCAGTGTCAGGCTCTGCCGCAGGCCCAGACAGTAATGACTCCGACCTGTGGTTCAATCTCAGCGCGGCTGTCGCGCTGGTCCTGATTGGAGGCGTATTTGCCGGTTTAACAATCGCGTATTACTCCTCTAAACCTCGTATTGAGCTTTAGCACTAACGCCGCCAGACTGATGGGTCAAGATGCAGTCCACCTCCAGGTCCTAGCAACATCCGGCGATGGCCCCGAGCAGAAACACGCTCGTACGGTCCTGGGCCTCATCAGCAAGGGGAAACACTGGGTTCTCGTCACTCTTTTGCTAGGTAATGTTGTTGTTAACGAGAGCTTACCGATCGTCCTTGACAAAACCCTCGGTGGAGGGTGGCCTGCGGTGCTGGGCAGCACAGTCTTGATCGGTACAATACTTCCTCCCAAAAGAAACTGTACGCCATAGCTGGATTTAACAGGCGAGCAGTGATCTTTGGCGAAATCATCCCCCAGTCTGTCTGCGTGCGCTACGGTCTCCCGATCGGCGCCTATCTGTCGCCCGCGGTCCTGGTATTGATGTACGCCTTCGCCCCGGTCGCCTGGCCCACGGCGCGGCTCCTTGATTACCTCCTCGGCGAGAATCACGGGACGGTCTACAAGAAATCTGGCCTGAAGACGCTTGTGACGCTGCACAAATCGCTGGGCTCGCAGCCTGCTGAGCGCCTGACCGAAGACGAGGTCACCATCATCACGGCTGTACTGGATCTCAAAGCGAAACCGGTCAGGGAGATCATGACACCCATGGAGAGTGTTTTTACCATGCCCAGCAATGCGGTCTTGGATGAAAAGACAATGGAATTGATCCTCTCTGCGGGATTCAGTAGAATCCCTGTTCATGCTCCCGGAAACCCGGGTGACTTTCTCGGCATGCTGCTGGTCAAGACGCTGATCACGTATGACCCTGATGACGCAAAGAGGGTTAAAGAGTTTGTGCTGGCGACATTGCCGGAGACGAGTCCCGATACGAGCTGCCTTGACATCCTGAACTACTTCCAGGAAGGTCACAGCCATATGGCTCTGGTTTCGGAGAGCCCGGGGAGTAATGGGGGCGCGTTGGGCGTCGTCACGCTggaggatgtggtggaggagttgatCGGAGAGTATGCTTTCCCTACCTTCTGCGTCCCTATCTCGTATGCTTATTTCGCACAACTTAAACAGGGAGATCATCGACGAATCCGACAGGCACGAGCCCTCTTCCAAACCAGCATTCCCTGCCGTCGAACGGCAACCCAGCCTGCCaaccccagcgccagccctAACCCTAGACGCCCGCACCCTTCGCCGGTCCTCGACAGCACCTCTGGCCAAAACAGGACTCATAAGCACCATTCCGCCggagcagcggcagcagctcgATAACCTGGCGCCGTCGAACCTGGCGCGGAGTCCCAAGCAGACCAGGTTCCCATTTGTCAAGATTAAGCGGGCTGGATCCGGACGAGCAAGTGATACTGCAAATGGGGTTGGCAAGGACTCTGGGGCTGTGGCTGATGAGAACACACCTTTGTTAAACTAGGCTATGGTTGGTTTGCTTGTATGCGACTGACGGTGGGTTAGGTACTTCTAGTACCTTAGTACAGAAGGCTTATTGAGGATGGGATAGACGATGCCCTTAGATGCAAGAATGCTATGCCTTTTCATCGACTGCTAGTGTCTGCAGCCATGATAGGGGCCAATCAATTtcattttattatttttttatttctatTTTGTTATTATCTtgttattttctttttcccgTGGTTCTGCCGCGCGAGGCCGTATATTCAACTGATCGTATATCGCATACCGTGTCTATCCCCTATGTACAACTGGTTTTAAATGTGCTTGACGGATCTCAATGGCAGGTGTAGTTAATCTACTATATTAGACTAGAATAGCTTTTTCAACACGGCTTCAACCAATTAATCGTAACCGGGTCGATAACTACTTTGCCAGGAAGACAACTCATTGCCCTCCAGCTGGGATAGCCTGCAGGCGAAGCGTGCAGCTTTCTTGTCGCCCTTGAGAACCTCCCAAGCAGAACAAACGATCACTCACCGGGGTAGCATATTGTACTGCACCGCGCGGTTGCATCTTGGTCGGTCTCGGGCCCTTGAGCGACAGATTGTTCTGTCGTCCACTCCCTTCCCAGGAGAGGACCTACGCTTTCTTCTCGGAGTCTGAATGACTTATCATTCAAACCCTGAACATGGATCATCCGCTGTGATCTATCGTGATGGCACAATTAGCCTGATCCAGCAAGAGAGCACCTGATTCACCAGTATAAAAATATACTGCCACTCTGTACGCAGGTGACCAGCGTGAGAATGGCTGGTGGAGTAAGTGCTAGGACAGGGCAGCAGCCTTGGACTGGTCCCAATGAGAAAATCCATTACAAGAAAGGTAGACGAAGGCATTGGTATGTCTTTTGGGTCCGTCGCTGCTGAACGAGTCAATCAAAGACCTGCTCAATTTGACGGGGTGCGTGGACTTTGACTATGTCTCCAGGCCGGTCTGCACGCATACATCTTCGGCTCGGACCGATTGCTGTCCATAGATGCGGCATTGACGAGAGGCTTGACGTATGGAGTTGCATATCACCTTTGTAAGTGACGATTCCCCTCGTAACAAAGTCCTTAGCTCCATATCCCGTGACTGAACCAGACGACCAATGGAGTCCCACATCCAGTTTTGTTATGCCTCGGGGTATCAAGCTATgtgtgcctgaggcatgaATTTCAGCAGAATCAAAGGCAAGGCTATGAACACGCGGGTGAAGCGAATTATCTGAGCTAAGATGTGACAGCCTCAGTTCGAACGCTACACAATTGAAGCCATCAGCTTGCCACCAATTGATGTGTAGTCGAGGCCGGAATCTGACAGCCGACATGTGAAGAAAGCCTTCAGCCGTTTTCCGTTCAATGCGATAATGGAAAAATAAAATTCCGGTTTCTGAGGACGTCGGATCCGACGATACGAACCATCTCCGAGACCAAGTCACAAAGGCCCACATGGTGGCGGCCACTGCCCACTCGGCATTGAGGCCGATATACTGTCCCTGAGGCCTCGGGGTAAGTCTTTCTCTATAGGTGCGACGAGGCTCTGTCGCTATTTCCATGCGTTTCTTCGGATCCCAGCTGGACCTCGGAATTCTAATAAGCACCGTCTTTCCCCTGAACACTTCATCAGTACGCCAGACCACTCTCCCCTCTCTCCCACTGTGTCCAGCCTCTTCCGGCACCTCT
Protein-coding sequences here:
- a CDS encoding uncharacterized protein (transcript_id=CADANIAT00001869) — protein: MVHITVKGLEVEKDTAGSSSTSFDLPAETTLADLVRQIRERGYTAPEELARERDDGRRGRSYKPYAKYLLNHPTESLVVSGDCPSNYDERRINVHDTFLHFLSLQSPSKALSARLEGDQKILVDDRLELIFHRTLRMPDDDKIHPLPDSRGQFPLFNVEAFASQLPERITKRGGIFFPMWQREALWIQFSHSGGNTHYAIRVNIGHINVVSGLDIYEVSDKQDYLVVPGQQWLDGIAEAVGSGYTVEGQVSGKEKFGGIQIEVVPSYERDTHTFRCSTEQGRVKYAAEHDTPGDYALKDGDKVSMALKPSTYRGQARLCDFLDDGESFEETENLCLKSVYTMPAILAATSSNPVPSKGMVRFRGSSEEKQKSGLGGFGSGVSSLLGKLTSILNGVDLEYYDVAETIAETSDFLLNTRGGTLSGLGSRCAATEQSSKPITLREMGIAAGGKLMQEIVQDSSPKGIWNTARARLPNIHILQPSDFEAVTHIVPPKTPITTEEYIKAGIPFYAVEEDPDRRLDGSATLAGVKSISAMDNEVGVDEADTEFDPLKPKRIRPCNHQFCHMCVKAVAPAGKTSHDEQKRCPVCAAVVSHVAGFSAPMNLPGEETFKVEVPVAMLEVQDGRAAFESVVKMRL
- a CDS encoding WW domain-containing protein (transcript_id=CADANIAT00001871); translation: MSFFKELTKEFKELKASLSGEGDKEKEKEKEKEKEKEKEKEKEQQQAHEREGQRAFDPSHDPGYGAGYGPGPGPGYPPQHQQPLSSPPPSGPPLPPGWVAQFDHASQRWYYIEQATGISRWEPPAYPAPYGQYGQPQVPQYAGAPVYPQGQQGPDPYYGGGPGQDRGYHPGYGPQGGYAPGYGYSQGGEHYSGEKSGKDKDKSKDDKKAMLLAGAGGLAVGAVGGALIANALDDSDDETRAAAAAASAPPEATAPPPVGLPPDETADGDSVSSSDREEVLEARQEYERAQLAAQDSDASSSEEEALEEAREEYEEIYEEVYDD
- a CDS encoding 5'-methylthioadenosine/S-adenosylhomocysteine nucleosidase family protein (transcript_id=CADANIAT00001868) — protein: MFRAQDYTVGWVSAIPVELAAAAEMLDEEHPDLPHDPNDDNIYTLGRIGYHNVVIACLPIGRYGTASAATVAIRMQAKFPSLRFGLMVGVGGGVPGTTDLRLGDVVVSQPSGEHGGVVQYDAGTATASGFIRKGFLNCPPPILLNALSKLRANHLRHRSKVMEHLSVFDSLPRFQRVNAGYDKLFTSTYTHVGGPTCDACSEDHLVVRKPRENQAVEIHYGTVASGNQVIRNGITRDRLSKELGGVLCFEMEAAGLMNGFPCLIVRGICDYCDTHKNKSWQPYAAAAAAAYVKDLLSVIPAAELVEAPTVERSLESYEPKPIHLTTHFQTAQQSGPRSVCDASHVTRLAQLAYALYSSFRGVEGPSSLVSELSDELFSLHCSLCHLAKYISILGLTSNDPDSSTSNVFKRPGVLILRCNYVLKELQGFSDNNQHQAKQKESNTVHSRSRSLPPVQWASYRNKLEQMHAEVQWCLSSVDILVDALLQSKRSPKRPEGHPKSGASEPLRLANYADGQSGHSNLISSRRQLLSAQNVLPPKPTPRGPNSHGTVFNLRSLAANIPSIAFHATKLTNINHPESIDIAGTTTTQPMDGRIFSNRTGSTKVPRKTSTSTDPPTFSASTPPEVWLSTIRLQLAEWASTAAESSQDKRSRQRYLCRALMSLNSYIGSLEDVTSRRQLREKLEQRGLMQVILEMKAVVGDLVMLEKQVEVYFDDKMDDGVVY
- a CDS encoding uncharacterized protein (transcript_id=CADANIAT00001872), with product MFTSRSLIYQLALLVLYLPLRHAFPLSSVSGSAAGPDSNDSDLWFNLSAAVALVLIGGVFAGLTIALMGQDAVHLQVLATSGDGPEQKHARTVLGLISKGKHWVLVTLLLGNVVVNESLPIVLDKTLGGGWPAVLGSTVLIVIFGEIIPQSVCVRYGLPIGAYLSPAVLVLMYAFAPVAWPTARLLDYLLGENHGTVYKKSGLKTLVTLHKSLGSQPAERLTEDEVTIITAVLDLKAKPVREIMTPMESVFTMPSNAVLDEKTMELILSAGFSRIPVHAPGNPGDFLGMLLVKTLITYDPDDAKRVKEFVLATLPETSPDTSCLDILNYFQEGHSHMALVSESPGSNGGALGVVTLEDVVEELIGEEIIDESDRHEPSSKPAFPAVERQPSLPTPAPALTLDARTLRRSSTAPLAKTGLISTIPPEQRQQLDNLAPSNLARSPKQTRFPFVKIKRAGSGRASDTANGVGKDSGAVADENTPLLN
- a CDS encoding uncharacterized protein (transcript_id=CADANIAT00001870) codes for the protein MSYQQPPYDQQQYGYPPQGPPMQYQQPPPQVIVQEEKKDRGCLATCLATIFCCWLCGETCECCLDCLTCCC
- a CDS encoding chromatin modification protein (transcript_id=CADANIAT00001867); this encodes MASPSQAAPSTQPLTPPAEPSSTNNATTTNTTAAPSQQPTQPTSAPTTTPAPASQPAQIPSTSLKDSGKSRRPRDVRLIHMLLAAQGVTAYQERVPLQLLDFAYRYTSGVLQDAVHLTTEGYAGTGADTTTSSGNKGPPEVNSVTLPALRLSIASRLHYQFQTGLPKEFLMDVAAERNRVALPGATRGFDAGAGKPAASNSVLMAGMRLPPERFCLTGTGWKMSDEWESEGEEDIAAPEEKNDVMAGAEREEGEGEGDEDEDGKMEDIFGEDAVMGDDDGDKDMTDV